In a single window of the Arachis hypogaea cultivar Tifrunner chromosome 6, arahy.Tifrunner.gnm2.J5K5, whole genome shotgun sequence genome:
- the LOC112696274 gene encoding uncharacterized protein isoform X1: MGAQNSLLVIHPPREAWRLKVRVLRTWIVPSFGNHEVANSMVIVLVDGDSNKIQATVKKQLINRFKESIIEGQTYRMSYFSVVPNQGNYRAAEHEFKLVFLNHTTVIPVPDDDIPKTCFSFCPFDELLKMTEDYVYLVDVISLLTSVGEEKEYVKDAKVMKMIVLELSSKDKYFFFRLTIRCALFGEYVDEVHRFLGSGYMEQSVVVIQLAKVKFFRGQVGLQNIMHATRLFFNPDLSEVVDFKNSMIDQGINGTQPLFIANEGKGVSLEDDFMRLTRRCTIDELHDKEEGSFVVFGFVRSIVDEGPWWYSACVCGKSIQPQCGAYYCDFCQHYVTNVTPRYRIKIAVEDDNDMVYLCYSIAKLLTY, from the exons ATGGGTGCTCAAAATTCTCTATTGGTG ATCCACCCTCCAAGGGAGGCATGGAGACTCAAAGTTAGGGTATTAAGAACTTGGATTGTTCCTTCTTTTGGAAATCATGAAGTTGCAAATTCAATGGTAATTGTTCTTGTTGATGGAGAT tCTAACAAAATACAAGCAACTGTTAAGAAGCAGCTCATAAATAGGTTTAAAGAGAGTATTATTGAGGGTCAAACATACCGAATGTCATATTTTAGTGTTGTTCCAAACCAAGGCAATTATAGGGCAGCAGAACATGAGTTTAAGTTGGTTTTTCTTAACCATACAACTGTTATTCCTGTCCCTGACGATGATATCCCAAAGACATGTTTCAGTTTCTGTCCCTTTGATGAGCTCTTGAAAATGACTGAAGATTATGTTTACTTAGTTG ATGTTATTAGTTTGCTGACTTCTGTTGGTGAAGAGAAAGAGTATGTGAAAGATGCGAAAGTGATGAAGATGATTGTTCTTGAGTTATCTTCAAAAGA taaatatttttttttcaggttGACAATACGCTGTGCTCTGTTTGGCGAGTATGTGGATGAAGTGCATCGTTTCTTAGGTTCTGGCTATATGGAGCAGTCAGTTGTTGTGATCCAACTTGCCAAAGTTAAATTCTTTAGGG GACAAGTTGGTCTCCAAAATATTATGCATGCTACTCGGCTGTTCTTTAATCCAGATTTGTCTGAAGTAGTTGATTTTAAAAACAG TATGATTGACCAAGGTATCAATGGAACACAGCCATTGTTTATTGCTAATGAGGGCAAGGGTGTTTCATTGGAAGATGATTTTATGCGGCTTACTAGAAGATGCACTATTGACGAACTCCATGATAAGGAG GAGGGGTCTTTTGTGGTTTTTGGTTTTGTGAGATCTATTGTGGATGAGGGACCTTGGTGGTATTCAGCTTGTGTTTGTGGGAAGTCAATTCAGCCTCAATGTGGTGCATATTATTGTGATTTTTGTCAGCACTATGTTACCAATGTGACTCCTAG ATATAGGATCAAAATAGCTGTTGAGGATGACAATGACATGGTGTATTTGTGTTATTCGATCGCGAAGCTGCTTACTTATTGA
- the LOC112696274 gene encoding uncharacterized protein isoform X5, producing MVIVLVDGDSNKIQATVKKQLINRFKESIIEGQTYRMSYFSVVPNQGNYRAAEHEFKLVFLNHTTVIPVPDDDIPKTCFSFCPFDELLKMTEDYVYLVDVISLLTSVGEEKEYVKDAKVMKMIVLELSSKELTIRCALFGEYVDEVHRFLGSGYMEQSVVVIQLAKVKFFRGQVGLQNIMHATRLFFNPDLSEVVDFKNSMIDQGINGTQPLFIANEGKGVSLEDDFMRLTRRCTIDELHDKEEGSFVVFGFVRSIVDEGPWWYSACVCGKSIQPQCGAYYCDFCQHYVTNVTPRYRIKIAVEDDNDMVYLCYSIAKLLTY from the exons ATGGTAATTGTTCTTGTTGATGGAGAT tCTAACAAAATACAAGCAACTGTTAAGAAGCAGCTCATAAATAGGTTTAAAGAGAGTATTATTGAGGGTCAAACATACCGAATGTCATATTTTAGTGTTGTTCCAAACCAAGGCAATTATAGGGCAGCAGAACATGAGTTTAAGTTGGTTTTTCTTAACCATACAACTGTTATTCCTGTCCCTGACGATGATATCCCAAAGACATGTTTCAGTTTCTGTCCCTTTGATGAGCTCTTGAAAATGACTGAAGATTATGTTTACTTAGTTG ATGTTATTAGTTTGCTGACTTCTGTTGGTGAAGAGAAAGAGTATGTGAAAGATGCGAAAGTGATGAAGATGATTGTTCTTGAGTTATCTTCAAAAGA gttGACAATACGCTGTGCTCTGTTTGGCGAGTATGTGGATGAAGTGCATCGTTTCTTAGGTTCTGGCTATATGGAGCAGTCAGTTGTTGTGATCCAACTTGCCAAAGTTAAATTCTTTAGGG GACAAGTTGGTCTCCAAAATATTATGCATGCTACTCGGCTGTTCTTTAATCCAGATTTGTCTGAAGTAGTTGATTTTAAAAACAG TATGATTGACCAAGGTATCAATGGAACACAGCCATTGTTTATTGCTAATGAGGGCAAGGGTGTTTCATTGGAAGATGATTTTATGCGGCTTACTAGAAGATGCACTATTGACGAACTCCATGATAAGGAG GAGGGGTCTTTTGTGGTTTTTGGTTTTGTGAGATCTATTGTGGATGAGGGACCTTGGTGGTATTCAGCTTGTGTTTGTGGGAAGTCAATTCAGCCTCAATGTGGTGCATATTATTGTGATTTTTGTCAGCACTATGTTACCAATGTGACTCCTAG ATATAGGATCAAAATAGCTGTTGAGGATGACAATGACATGGTGTATTTGTGTTATTCGATCGCGAAGCTGCTTACTTATTGA
- the LOC112696274 gene encoding uncharacterized protein isoform X3: MVIVLVDGDSNKIQATVKKQLINRFKESIIEGQTYRMSYFSVVPNQGNYRAAEHEFKLVFLNHTTVIPVPDDDIPKTCFSFCPFDELLKMTEDYVYLVDVISLLTSVGEEKEYVKDAKVMKMIVLELSSKDKYFFFRLTIRCALFGEYVDEVHRFLGSGYMEQSVVVIQLAKVKFFRGQVGLQNIMHATRLFFNPDLSEVVDFKNSMIDQGINGTQPLFIANEGKGVSLEDDFMRLTRRCTIDELHDKEEGSFVVFGFVRSIVDEGPWWYSACVCGKSIQPQCGAYYCDFCQHYVTNVTPRYRIKIAVEDDNDMVYLCYSIAKLLTY, encoded by the exons ATGGTAATTGTTCTTGTTGATGGAGAT tCTAACAAAATACAAGCAACTGTTAAGAAGCAGCTCATAAATAGGTTTAAAGAGAGTATTATTGAGGGTCAAACATACCGAATGTCATATTTTAGTGTTGTTCCAAACCAAGGCAATTATAGGGCAGCAGAACATGAGTTTAAGTTGGTTTTTCTTAACCATACAACTGTTATTCCTGTCCCTGACGATGATATCCCAAAGACATGTTTCAGTTTCTGTCCCTTTGATGAGCTCTTGAAAATGACTGAAGATTATGTTTACTTAGTTG ATGTTATTAGTTTGCTGACTTCTGTTGGTGAAGAGAAAGAGTATGTGAAAGATGCGAAAGTGATGAAGATGATTGTTCTTGAGTTATCTTCAAAAGA taaatatttttttttcaggttGACAATACGCTGTGCTCTGTTTGGCGAGTATGTGGATGAAGTGCATCGTTTCTTAGGTTCTGGCTATATGGAGCAGTCAGTTGTTGTGATCCAACTTGCCAAAGTTAAATTCTTTAGGG GACAAGTTGGTCTCCAAAATATTATGCATGCTACTCGGCTGTTCTTTAATCCAGATTTGTCTGAAGTAGTTGATTTTAAAAACAG TATGATTGACCAAGGTATCAATGGAACACAGCCATTGTTTATTGCTAATGAGGGCAAGGGTGTTTCATTGGAAGATGATTTTATGCGGCTTACTAGAAGATGCACTATTGACGAACTCCATGATAAGGAG GAGGGGTCTTTTGTGGTTTTTGGTTTTGTGAGATCTATTGTGGATGAGGGACCTTGGTGGTATTCAGCTTGTGTTTGTGGGAAGTCAATTCAGCCTCAATGTGGTGCATATTATTGTGATTTTTGTCAGCACTATGTTACCAATGTGACTCCTAG ATATAGGATCAAAATAGCTGTTGAGGATGACAATGACATGGTGTATTTGTGTTATTCGATCGCGAAGCTGCTTACTTATTGA
- the LOC112696274 gene encoding uncharacterized protein isoform X7: MSYFSVVPNQGNYRAAEHEFKLVFLNHTTVIPVPDDDIPKTCFSFCPFDELLKMTEDYVYLVDVISLLTSVGEEKEYVKDAKVMKMIVLELSSKDKYFFFRLTIRCALFGEYVDEVHRFLGSGYMEQSVVVIQLAKVKFFRGQVGLQNIMHATRLFFNPDLSEVVDFKNSMIDQGINGTQPLFIANEGKGVSLEDDFMRLTRRCTIDELHDKEEGSFVVFGFVRSIVDEGPWWYSACVCGKSIQPQCGAYYCDFCQHYVTNVTPRYRIKIAVEDDNDMVYLCYSIAKLLTY, translated from the exons ATGTCATATTTTAGTGTTGTTCCAAACCAAGGCAATTATAGGGCAGCAGAACATGAGTTTAAGTTGGTTTTTCTTAACCATACAACTGTTATTCCTGTCCCTGACGATGATATCCCAAAGACATGTTTCAGTTTCTGTCCCTTTGATGAGCTCTTGAAAATGACTGAAGATTATGTTTACTTAGTTG ATGTTATTAGTTTGCTGACTTCTGTTGGTGAAGAGAAAGAGTATGTGAAAGATGCGAAAGTGATGAAGATGATTGTTCTTGAGTTATCTTCAAAAGA taaatatttttttttcaggttGACAATACGCTGTGCTCTGTTTGGCGAGTATGTGGATGAAGTGCATCGTTTCTTAGGTTCTGGCTATATGGAGCAGTCAGTTGTTGTGATCCAACTTGCCAAAGTTAAATTCTTTAGGG GACAAGTTGGTCTCCAAAATATTATGCATGCTACTCGGCTGTTCTTTAATCCAGATTTGTCTGAAGTAGTTGATTTTAAAAACAG TATGATTGACCAAGGTATCAATGGAACACAGCCATTGTTTATTGCTAATGAGGGCAAGGGTGTTTCATTGGAAGATGATTTTATGCGGCTTACTAGAAGATGCACTATTGACGAACTCCATGATAAGGAG GAGGGGTCTTTTGTGGTTTTTGGTTTTGTGAGATCTATTGTGGATGAGGGACCTTGGTGGTATTCAGCTTGTGTTTGTGGGAAGTCAATTCAGCCTCAATGTGGTGCATATTATTGTGATTTTTGTCAGCACTATGTTACCAATGTGACTCCTAG ATATAGGATCAAAATAGCTGTTGAGGATGACAATGACATGGTGTATTTGTGTTATTCGATCGCGAAGCTGCTTACTTATTGA
- the LOC112696274 gene encoding uncharacterized protein isoform X6, whose amino-acid sequence MGAQNSLLVSNKIQATVKKQLINRFKESIIEGQTYRMSYFSVVPNQGNYRAAEHEFKLVFLNHTTVIPVPDDDIPKTCFSFCPFDELLKMTEDYVYLVDVISLLTSVGEEKEYVKDAKVMKMIVLELSSKELTIRCALFGEYVDEVHRFLGSGYMEQSVVVIQLAKVKFFRGQVGLQNIMHATRLFFNPDLSEVVDFKNSMIDQGINGTQPLFIANEGKGVSLEDDFMRLTRRCTIDELHDKEEGSFVVFGFVRSIVDEGPWWYSACVCGKSIQPQCGAYYCDFCQHYVTNVTPRYRIKIAVEDDNDMVYLCYSIAKLLTY is encoded by the exons ATGGGTGCTCAAAATTCTCTATTGGTG tCTAACAAAATACAAGCAACTGTTAAGAAGCAGCTCATAAATAGGTTTAAAGAGAGTATTATTGAGGGTCAAACATACCGAATGTCATATTTTAGTGTTGTTCCAAACCAAGGCAATTATAGGGCAGCAGAACATGAGTTTAAGTTGGTTTTTCTTAACCATACAACTGTTATTCCTGTCCCTGACGATGATATCCCAAAGACATGTTTCAGTTTCTGTCCCTTTGATGAGCTCTTGAAAATGACTGAAGATTATGTTTACTTAGTTG ATGTTATTAGTTTGCTGACTTCTGTTGGTGAAGAGAAAGAGTATGTGAAAGATGCGAAAGTGATGAAGATGATTGTTCTTGAGTTATCTTCAAAAGA gttGACAATACGCTGTGCTCTGTTTGGCGAGTATGTGGATGAAGTGCATCGTTTCTTAGGTTCTGGCTATATGGAGCAGTCAGTTGTTGTGATCCAACTTGCCAAAGTTAAATTCTTTAGGG GACAAGTTGGTCTCCAAAATATTATGCATGCTACTCGGCTGTTCTTTAATCCAGATTTGTCTGAAGTAGTTGATTTTAAAAACAG TATGATTGACCAAGGTATCAATGGAACACAGCCATTGTTTATTGCTAATGAGGGCAAGGGTGTTTCATTGGAAGATGATTTTATGCGGCTTACTAGAAGATGCACTATTGACGAACTCCATGATAAGGAG GAGGGGTCTTTTGTGGTTTTTGGTTTTGTGAGATCTATTGTGGATGAGGGACCTTGGTGGTATTCAGCTTGTGTTTGTGGGAAGTCAATTCAGCCTCAATGTGGTGCATATTATTGTGATTTTTGTCAGCACTATGTTACCAATGTGACTCCTAG ATATAGGATCAAAATAGCTGTTGAGGATGACAATGACATGGTGTATTTGTGTTATTCGATCGCGAAGCTGCTTACTTATTGA
- the LOC112696274 gene encoding uncharacterized protein isoform X4: MGAQNSLLVSNKIQATVKKQLINRFKESIIEGQTYRMSYFSVVPNQGNYRAAEHEFKLVFLNHTTVIPVPDDDIPKTCFSFCPFDELLKMTEDYVYLVDVISLLTSVGEEKEYVKDAKVMKMIVLELSSKDKYFFFRLTIRCALFGEYVDEVHRFLGSGYMEQSVVVIQLAKVKFFRGQVGLQNIMHATRLFFNPDLSEVVDFKNSMIDQGINGTQPLFIANEGKGVSLEDDFMRLTRRCTIDELHDKEEGSFVVFGFVRSIVDEGPWWYSACVCGKSIQPQCGAYYCDFCQHYVTNVTPRYRIKIAVEDDNDMVYLCYSIAKLLTY; the protein is encoded by the exons ATGGGTGCTCAAAATTCTCTATTGGTG tCTAACAAAATACAAGCAACTGTTAAGAAGCAGCTCATAAATAGGTTTAAAGAGAGTATTATTGAGGGTCAAACATACCGAATGTCATATTTTAGTGTTGTTCCAAACCAAGGCAATTATAGGGCAGCAGAACATGAGTTTAAGTTGGTTTTTCTTAACCATACAACTGTTATTCCTGTCCCTGACGATGATATCCCAAAGACATGTTTCAGTTTCTGTCCCTTTGATGAGCTCTTGAAAATGACTGAAGATTATGTTTACTTAGTTG ATGTTATTAGTTTGCTGACTTCTGTTGGTGAAGAGAAAGAGTATGTGAAAGATGCGAAAGTGATGAAGATGATTGTTCTTGAGTTATCTTCAAAAGA taaatatttttttttcaggttGACAATACGCTGTGCTCTGTTTGGCGAGTATGTGGATGAAGTGCATCGTTTCTTAGGTTCTGGCTATATGGAGCAGTCAGTTGTTGTGATCCAACTTGCCAAAGTTAAATTCTTTAGGG GACAAGTTGGTCTCCAAAATATTATGCATGCTACTCGGCTGTTCTTTAATCCAGATTTGTCTGAAGTAGTTGATTTTAAAAACAG TATGATTGACCAAGGTATCAATGGAACACAGCCATTGTTTATTGCTAATGAGGGCAAGGGTGTTTCATTGGAAGATGATTTTATGCGGCTTACTAGAAGATGCACTATTGACGAACTCCATGATAAGGAG GAGGGGTCTTTTGTGGTTTTTGGTTTTGTGAGATCTATTGTGGATGAGGGACCTTGGTGGTATTCAGCTTGTGTTTGTGGGAAGTCAATTCAGCCTCAATGTGGTGCATATTATTGTGATTTTTGTCAGCACTATGTTACCAATGTGACTCCTAG ATATAGGATCAAAATAGCTGTTGAGGATGACAATGACATGGTGTATTTGTGTTATTCGATCGCGAAGCTGCTTACTTATTGA
- the LOC112696274 gene encoding uncharacterized protein isoform X2 translates to MGAQNSLLVIHPPREAWRLKVRVLRTWIVPSFGNHEVANSMVIVLVDGDSNKIQATVKKQLINRFKESIIEGQTYRMSYFSVVPNQGNYRAAEHEFKLVFLNHTTVIPVPDDDIPKTCFSFCPFDELLKMTEDYVYLVDVISLLTSVGEEKEYVKDAKVMKMIVLELSSKELTIRCALFGEYVDEVHRFLGSGYMEQSVVVIQLAKVKFFRGQVGLQNIMHATRLFFNPDLSEVVDFKNSMIDQGINGTQPLFIANEGKGVSLEDDFMRLTRRCTIDELHDKEEGSFVVFGFVRSIVDEGPWWYSACVCGKSIQPQCGAYYCDFCQHYVTNVTPRYRIKIAVEDDNDMVYLCYSIAKLLTY, encoded by the exons ATGGGTGCTCAAAATTCTCTATTGGTG ATCCACCCTCCAAGGGAGGCATGGAGACTCAAAGTTAGGGTATTAAGAACTTGGATTGTTCCTTCTTTTGGAAATCATGAAGTTGCAAATTCAATGGTAATTGTTCTTGTTGATGGAGAT tCTAACAAAATACAAGCAACTGTTAAGAAGCAGCTCATAAATAGGTTTAAAGAGAGTATTATTGAGGGTCAAACATACCGAATGTCATATTTTAGTGTTGTTCCAAACCAAGGCAATTATAGGGCAGCAGAACATGAGTTTAAGTTGGTTTTTCTTAACCATACAACTGTTATTCCTGTCCCTGACGATGATATCCCAAAGACATGTTTCAGTTTCTGTCCCTTTGATGAGCTCTTGAAAATGACTGAAGATTATGTTTACTTAGTTG ATGTTATTAGTTTGCTGACTTCTGTTGGTGAAGAGAAAGAGTATGTGAAAGATGCGAAAGTGATGAAGATGATTGTTCTTGAGTTATCTTCAAAAGA gttGACAATACGCTGTGCTCTGTTTGGCGAGTATGTGGATGAAGTGCATCGTTTCTTAGGTTCTGGCTATATGGAGCAGTCAGTTGTTGTGATCCAACTTGCCAAAGTTAAATTCTTTAGGG GACAAGTTGGTCTCCAAAATATTATGCATGCTACTCGGCTGTTCTTTAATCCAGATTTGTCTGAAGTAGTTGATTTTAAAAACAG TATGATTGACCAAGGTATCAATGGAACACAGCCATTGTTTATTGCTAATGAGGGCAAGGGTGTTTCATTGGAAGATGATTTTATGCGGCTTACTAGAAGATGCACTATTGACGAACTCCATGATAAGGAG GAGGGGTCTTTTGTGGTTTTTGGTTTTGTGAGATCTATTGTGGATGAGGGACCTTGGTGGTATTCAGCTTGTGTTTGTGGGAAGTCAATTCAGCCTCAATGTGGTGCATATTATTGTGATTTTTGTCAGCACTATGTTACCAATGTGACTCCTAG ATATAGGATCAAAATAGCTGTTGAGGATGACAATGACATGGTGTATTTGTGTTATTCGATCGCGAAGCTGCTTACTTATTGA
- the LOC112696274 gene encoding uncharacterized protein isoform X8 — MSYFSVVPNQGNYRAAEHEFKLVFLNHTTVIPVPDDDIPKTCFSFCPFDELLKMTEDYVYLVDVISLLTSVGEEKEYVKDAKVMKMIVLELSSKELTIRCALFGEYVDEVHRFLGSGYMEQSVVVIQLAKVKFFRGQVGLQNIMHATRLFFNPDLSEVVDFKNSMIDQGINGTQPLFIANEGKGVSLEDDFMRLTRRCTIDELHDKEEGSFVVFGFVRSIVDEGPWWYSACVCGKSIQPQCGAYYCDFCQHYVTNVTPRYRIKIAVEDDNDMVYLCYSIAKLLTY; from the exons ATGTCATATTTTAGTGTTGTTCCAAACCAAGGCAATTATAGGGCAGCAGAACATGAGTTTAAGTTGGTTTTTCTTAACCATACAACTGTTATTCCTGTCCCTGACGATGATATCCCAAAGACATGTTTCAGTTTCTGTCCCTTTGATGAGCTCTTGAAAATGACTGAAGATTATGTTTACTTAGTTG ATGTTATTAGTTTGCTGACTTCTGTTGGTGAAGAGAAAGAGTATGTGAAAGATGCGAAAGTGATGAAGATGATTGTTCTTGAGTTATCTTCAAAAGA gttGACAATACGCTGTGCTCTGTTTGGCGAGTATGTGGATGAAGTGCATCGTTTCTTAGGTTCTGGCTATATGGAGCAGTCAGTTGTTGTGATCCAACTTGCCAAAGTTAAATTCTTTAGGG GACAAGTTGGTCTCCAAAATATTATGCATGCTACTCGGCTGTTCTTTAATCCAGATTTGTCTGAAGTAGTTGATTTTAAAAACAG TATGATTGACCAAGGTATCAATGGAACACAGCCATTGTTTATTGCTAATGAGGGCAAGGGTGTTTCATTGGAAGATGATTTTATGCGGCTTACTAGAAGATGCACTATTGACGAACTCCATGATAAGGAG GAGGGGTCTTTTGTGGTTTTTGGTTTTGTGAGATCTATTGTGGATGAGGGACCTTGGTGGTATTCAGCTTGTGTTTGTGGGAAGTCAATTCAGCCTCAATGTGGTGCATATTATTGTGATTTTTGTCAGCACTATGTTACCAATGTGACTCCTAG ATATAGGATCAAAATAGCTGTTGAGGATGACAATGACATGGTGTATTTGTGTTATTCGATCGCGAAGCTGCTTACTTATTGA
- the LOC140173624 gene encoding probable ubiquitin-conjugating enzyme E2 24, with amino-acid sequence MYRHRVWKLGAELEVVSSIRERSPYFVLEKGASYDPLKPNDQRWGFVRCVDALEHTVKLQWKVVSISNEDYFDGDKTEETVSAYELVEHPDYSFCFGDIVFAAQKQLGDEAGKDNGKSVTDLKAEASLEDGNQVHCVDEFPDNPFLCCVGNVTGFEDGNMEVNWANGITTKVAPYEVFRIEKHEGSSVISIPHETNVDELPQEMIEHRSLPSDKKGKDLLNSDGVRENCE; translated from the exons ATGTACAGGCATCGCGTGTGGAAGCTTGGCGCCGAGCTTGAAGTCGTCTCCTCTATTCGAGAGCGCTCTCCCTAT TTTGTGCTTGAAAAAGGTGCTTCTTATGATCCTCTTAAGCCTAATGATCAAAGATGGGGTTTTGTCCGATGTGTCGATGCACTGGAGCATACTGTTAAGCTACAATGGAAAGTTGTTTCCATTTCCAATGAAGATTATTTTGATGGAGACAAAACGGAGGAAACTGTGAGTGCCTACGAACTTGTAGAGCACCCAGACTACTCCTTTTGTTTTGGTGATATTGTGTTTGCGGCTCAAAAACAGCTTGGGGACGAAGCTGGTAAAGATAATGGCAAGTCAGTGACTGACTTGAAGGCGGAGGCTTCTCTTGAAGATGGGAACCAAGTTCATTGTGTAGATGAGTTCCCTGATAATCCTTTCCTGTGCTGTGTTGGGAATGTTACTGGTTTCGAAGATGGTAACATGGAGGTGAATTGGGCTAATGGTATCACAACCAAG GTTGCACCTTATGAAGTTTTTCGAATTGAAAAACATGAAGGTTCATCTGTTATCTCCATTCCTCATGAAACTAATGTTGATGAGTTACCTCAAGAGATGATTGAACACAGAAGTCTACCCTCTGACAAGAAGGGAAAG